The following proteins come from a genomic window of Blastococcus sp. HT6-30:
- a CDS encoding DUF4247 domain-containing protein — protein sequence MPRVLAVLLVAVLLAGCSSGTRVRDFLAGTYDRQSATDDTVVYSSPDPVGTTTAAIADAVPPAERQADGGNEYLRYDDDIVIVSAAAGGSTVRVEDLDGRYRSGFFAFLGPGFRPGSPVGGGGSGGPGDAK from the coding sequence ATGCCCCGCGTGCTGGCCGTGCTCCTGGTCGCCGTCCTCCTGGCCGGCTGCAGCAGCGGCACCCGCGTCCGCGACTTCCTGGCCGGCACCTACGACCGGCAGAGCGCGACCGACGACACGGTCGTCTACTCCTCCCCCGACCCGGTCGGCACGACGACCGCGGCGATCGCCGACGCCGTCCCTCCGGCCGAGCGGCAGGCCGACGGCGGCAACGAGTACCTGCGCTACGACGACGACATCGTCATCGTGAGCGCGGCCGCCGGCGGCAGCACGGTGCGCGTCGAGGACCTCGACGGGCGCTACCGCAGCGGCTTCTTCGCCTTCCTCGGCCCCGGGTTCCGGCCGGGCTCCCCCGTCGGGGGCGGCGGCAGCGGCGGCCCCGGTGACGCCAAGTGA
- a CDS encoding alpha/beta hydrolase — protein sequence MVEDPSPGQNSIRLRDGRVLAYAEYGDPAGWPVLGCHGSPSSRLERHVEDPDAYRRWGMRVIVPDRPGFGRSDPQPGRRVQDWPDDVGQLLDHLGVDRFSVVSLSGGAAYALACAHTFADRVRAVGILGGAPPPDVPWPWPRWVPRRVRAAAHRPAQLAAVLRPVLAPIGLRPAMIPRYLQLRLNAADRRVIGRPAVRGILAATFSEGLRNGTAVLAEDRALLFRPWGFPLSEIRQHVHIWHGTQDWQVPVVLGQVLSAMLPVCTAHWLGGEGHFFVFDHAEEVYAALRG from the coding sequence ATGGTCGAGGACCCCTCACCCGGTCAGAACAGCATCCGGCTGCGCGACGGCCGGGTGCTCGCGTACGCCGAGTACGGCGATCCGGCCGGCTGGCCGGTGCTGGGCTGCCACGGATCGCCCAGCTCGCGGCTGGAGCGGCACGTGGAGGACCCCGACGCCTACCGGCGGTGGGGGATGCGGGTGATCGTCCCGGACCGCCCCGGCTTCGGGCGCTCGGACCCGCAGCCCGGTCGCCGGGTGCAGGACTGGCCCGACGACGTCGGGCAGCTGCTCGACCACCTCGGCGTCGACCGCTTCTCGGTGGTCAGCCTGTCCGGCGGGGCGGCCTACGCGCTGGCGTGTGCGCACACGTTCGCCGACCGCGTCCGGGCCGTCGGCATCCTCGGTGGGGCGCCGCCGCCCGACGTGCCCTGGCCGTGGCCGCGCTGGGTGCCGCGGCGCGTGCGGGCCGCCGCGCACCGGCCCGCGCAGCTGGCGGCGGTGCTCCGGCCCGTCCTGGCGCCGATCGGGCTGCGGCCGGCGATGATCCCGCGGTACCTGCAGCTGCGGCTCAACGCCGCCGACCGGCGGGTGATCGGCCGGCCGGCGGTCCGGGGGATCCTGGCGGCGACGTTCAGCGAGGGGCTGCGGAACGGAACCGCCGTGCTGGCCGAGGACCGGGCGCTGCTGTTCCGGCCGTGGGGCTTCCCGCTGTCGGAGATCCGCCAGCACGTGCACATCTGGCACGGGACGCAGGACTGGCAGGTGCCCGTCGTCCTGGGGCAGGTCCTGAGCGCCATGCTGCCCGTCTGCACGGCGCACTGGCTCGGCGGCGAGGGGCACTTCTTCGTCTTCGACCACGCCGAGGAGGTGTACGCCGCCCTACGGGGGTGA
- a CDS encoding ABC transporter permease, translated as MIIVVGVLLGYRPDAGVAGAVAALALVLVLSFGLSWAFSVLGLLLRSPNAVMNAGFMGIFPLTFLSNVFVDPATLPGPLQAFVAVNPISILATACRSLMDGTPDGGAIGVSLAVAAGLAAVFLPLTTRLYRSS; from the coding sequence GTGATCATCGTCGTCGGTGTGCTCCTGGGCTACCGCCCGGACGCGGGGGTGGCCGGTGCCGTGGCGGCACTGGCCCTCGTGCTGGTCCTCTCCTTCGGGCTGTCGTGGGCGTTCTCGGTGCTCGGCCTGCTGCTCCGGAGCCCGAACGCGGTGATGAACGCCGGCTTCATGGGCATCTTCCCGCTGACGTTCCTGTCCAACGTGTTCGTCGACCCCGCCACGCTGCCCGGGCCGCTGCAGGCGTTCGTCGCCGTCAACCCGATCTCGATCCTCGCGACGGCGTGCCGCTCGCTGATGGACGGCACACCGGACGGCGGCGCGATCGGCGTCTCGCTGGCGGTGGCCGCCGGCCTGGCCGCGGTGTTCCTGCCGCTGACCACCCGGTTGTACCGGAGCAGCTGA
- a CDS encoding DUF4178 domain-containing protein has protein sequence MPDVLLVLLIVVLVALAVLAVVILVLRRRNLARAAAPRPRVDPLADEPDVYDPHAIGVGDVITYAGIDHVVRGTIVLEEGGMTWREHLLDGSTGRRWLTVEDDEGELEMTLWMRREGTNLTPDGDVILDDRVHRQIERGRASYTAEGTTGTPATGTVDYADYATADKTGLLAFERWAPTQSWEVSTGRSVSRGELTVYHRTPEA, from the coding sequence ATGCCCGACGTGCTCCTCGTCCTGCTGATCGTCGTGCTCGTGGCCCTGGCGGTCCTCGCGGTGGTGATCCTCGTGCTGCGCCGGCGGAACCTCGCCCGCGCGGCGGCCCCCCGCCCCCGCGTGGACCCGCTGGCCGACGAGCCCGACGTCTACGACCCGCACGCGATCGGCGTCGGCGACGTCATCACCTACGCCGGGATCGACCACGTCGTCCGCGGCACGATCGTCCTCGAGGAGGGCGGCATGACCTGGCGCGAGCACCTGCTGGACGGCTCCACCGGCCGCCGCTGGCTCACCGTGGAGGACGACGAGGGAGAGCTGGAGATGACCCTCTGGATGCGCCGGGAGGGCACGAACCTCACGCCGGACGGCGACGTGATCCTCGACGACCGGGTGCACCGGCAGATCGAGCGGGGCCGGGCGTCCTACACCGCCGAGGGGACCACGGGCACCCCGGCCACCGGGACCGTCGACTACGCCGACTACGCCACCGCGGACAAGACCGGCCTGCTCGCCTTCGAGCGCTGGGCGCCGACCCAGTCGTGGGAGGTCTCCACCGGCCGCAGCGTGAGCCGCGGCGAGCTCACCGTCTACCACCGGACGCCCGAGGCATGA
- a CDS encoding peptide chain release factor 3, with the protein MTAAPTSGDADRTARSAVAEAARRRTFAVISHPDAGKSTLTEALALHARVIGQAGAVHGKAGRRGTVSDWMDMEKARGISITSAALQFEYRDAVINLLDTPGHADFSEDTYRVLTAVDAAVMLVDAAKGLETQTMKLFAVCKHRGIPIITVINKWDRPGKDALELMDEISERTGLTPTPLTWPVGIAGDFRGVLDRRDGTFRRFTRTAGGATIAPEELLTAAEATAREGDVWRQAEEEAELLEATGAEHDQESFLGGVTTPVLFASAISNFGVGALLDTLVDLAPPPAGRPDADGAVRGLDEPFSAFVFKVQSGMDAAHRDRLAYIRICSGVFERGMVVTHAGTGRPFATKYAQHVFGRERESVDVAYPGDVVGLVNASALGVGDSLYTDRSVSYPALTTFAPEHFAVVRSRDTAKHKQFRKGIEQLDSEGVVQVLRSERRGDGSPVLAVVGPMQFEVATHRMEHEFNAPVALDRLPYSIAMRTDEASLPLIASSGGVEVVQRTTGELLALFPDKWALRMLQQRHPRVTLEPLVAAQLA; encoded by the coding sequence GTGACTGCCGCTCCCACCTCCGGTGATGCGGATCGGACCGCCCGCTCGGCGGTCGCGGAGGCCGCCCGGCGGCGCACCTTCGCCGTCATCAGCCACCCCGACGCCGGGAAGTCCACGCTCACCGAGGCGTTGGCCCTGCACGCGCGGGTGATCGGGCAGGCCGGCGCGGTGCACGGCAAGGCCGGCCGCCGGGGCACCGTGTCGGACTGGATGGACATGGAGAAGGCCCGCGGGATCTCCATCACCTCGGCGGCGCTGCAGTTCGAGTACCGCGACGCGGTGATCAACCTCCTGGACACCCCCGGGCACGCCGACTTCTCCGAGGACACCTACCGGGTGCTCACCGCCGTCGACGCCGCCGTGATGCTCGTCGACGCGGCGAAGGGCCTGGAGACGCAGACGATGAAGCTCTTCGCCGTCTGCAAGCACCGCGGCATCCCGATCATCACGGTGATCAACAAGTGGGACCGGCCCGGCAAGGACGCCCTCGAGCTGATGGACGAGATCAGCGAGCGCACCGGCCTCACCCCCACCCCGCTGACCTGGCCGGTCGGCATCGCCGGTGACTTCCGGGGCGTGCTCGACCGCCGTGACGGCACCTTCCGCCGCTTCACCCGTACCGCGGGCGGGGCGACGATCGCCCCGGAGGAGCTGCTGACCGCCGCCGAGGCCACCGCGCGCGAGGGCGACGTCTGGCGGCAGGCCGAGGAGGAGGCCGAGCTGCTCGAGGCGACCGGCGCGGAGCACGACCAGGAGTCCTTCCTGGGCGGGGTGACCACGCCGGTGCTGTTCGCATCCGCGATCTCGAACTTCGGCGTCGGCGCGCTGCTGGACACCCTGGTCGACCTCGCCCCGCCGCCGGCCGGGCGCCCGGACGCCGACGGCGCGGTGCGCGGCCTCGACGAGCCGTTCAGCGCCTTCGTCTTCAAGGTGCAGTCGGGCATGGACGCCGCCCACCGCGACCGGCTGGCCTACATCCGGATCTGCTCGGGCGTCTTCGAGCGCGGCATGGTCGTCACGCACGCCGGTACAGGACGCCCCTTCGCCACCAAGTACGCCCAGCACGTCTTCGGCCGGGAGCGGGAGAGCGTCGACGTCGCCTACCCCGGCGACGTCGTCGGCCTGGTCAACGCCTCGGCGCTCGGCGTCGGCGACAGCCTGTACACCGACCGGTCGGTCAGCTACCCGGCGCTGACCACGTTCGCACCCGAGCACTTCGCGGTGGTGCGCAGCCGGGATACCGCCAAGCACAAGCAGTTCCGCAAGGGCATCGAGCAGCTGGACTCCGAGGGCGTGGTGCAGGTCCTGCGCTCCGAGCGGCGGGGCGACGGCTCCCCCGTGCTCGCCGTCGTCGGGCCGATGCAGTTCGAGGTGGCCACGCACCGCATGGAGCACGAGTTCAACGCCCCGGTGGCGTTGGACCGGCTGCCCTACAGCATCGCGATGCGCACCGACGAGGCGTCCCTGCCGTTGATCGCGAGCTCCGGCGGGGTCGAGGTGGTGCAGCGGACCACCGGCGAGCTGCTCGCCCTGTTCCCCGACAAGTGGGCGCTGCGGATGCTCCAGCAGCGCCATCCGCGCGTCACCCTGGAGCCGCTGGTGGCCGCGCAGCTGGCCTGA
- a CDS encoding DUF2617 family protein has protein sequence MSLHQLDVEPRDVSAAALGLLLGGPAPETLAELRLPGPGGGSITLGVLGASHVVTAEAGGRRLTEQVSCDAVGAGGHPLPRAARSGGYRLTTAVTATGRGELDATADRLRGLAAADPAWLCGAFPGSAGALTAMTAQPRAGGGWAWQTWHLYPAGVTGEVVTTRSWWTP, from the coding sequence ATGAGCCTGCACCAGCTGGACGTGGAGCCGCGGGACGTCTCCGCCGCCGCGCTGGGGCTGCTGCTCGGCGGCCCCGCGCCGGAGACGCTGGCGGAGCTCCGGCTGCCCGGTCCCGGCGGCGGATCGATCACCCTCGGCGTGCTCGGGGCCTCCCACGTGGTCACCGCCGAGGCCGGCGGCCGCCGGCTGACCGAGCAGGTCTCCTGCGACGCCGTCGGCGCCGGCGGCCACCCGCTCCCCCGCGCCGCCCGTTCCGGCGGCTACCGGCTCACCACGGCGGTCACCGCCACCGGCCGCGGTGAGCTCGACGCGACCGCCGACCGGTTGCGGGGGCTCGCCGCGGCCGATCCGGCCTGGTTGTGCGGCGCCTTCCCGGGGTCGGCGGGGGCGCTGACCGCCATGACCGCGCAACCTCGTGCGGGCGGCGGCTGGGCCTGGCAGACCTGGCACCTGTACCCCGCCGGCGTCACCGGCGAGGTCGTCACGACCCGGAGCTGGTGGACGCCGTGA
- a CDS encoding polyamine aminopropyltransferase, producing MAASAPEVAPAPAAGRGAVRSRPLLLAAVAVCAACGLIYELVLLTLSASLVGGGITQTSLIVAGFVAALGAGALLVKPFLPHAATTFVAVEILLGVAGGLSAVTLYVSFSFYGTSTAVLLVATGVLGVLVGAEVPLLMTLLQTGRSGIDAEGSGKVLADLNAADYAGALLGGLLWPFLLLPVAGQVRGAAITGLVNLLAAAVVSGLLLRRQMSVRARRSATAALLVAAAGLGFLLLRAQDIETTARQRLYDDPVVAAERSTYQEIVVTERSGDTRLYLDGDLQFSSRDEHRYTESLVHPVLSRDPRRVLVLGGGDGLAAREVLRHPSVEEVVQVELDPAVIELARTRLAALNDHALDDPRVQVVPEDAFRWLRSPAADGFDAVIVDMPDPDTPVLGRLYSEEFYGLVAAALAPEGLVVVQAGSPYSTPTAFWRTVSTLDAAGLAAAPYHVHVPSFGDWGFALAQRGPRPPDLALSPAAPATRFLHPDVLAAAAVFPADRPRQRLAPSTLDRPLIVEDLRAGYTG from the coding sequence GTGGCCGCGTCCGCGCCGGAGGTGGCCCCGGCACCGGCGGCGGGCCGCGGCGCGGTCCGCTCCCGGCCGCTGCTGCTGGCCGCCGTCGCGGTCTGCGCCGCCTGCGGGCTGATCTACGAACTGGTCCTGCTCACCCTGTCGGCCAGCCTGGTCGGCGGTGGGATCACCCAGACCTCGCTGATCGTCGCCGGGTTCGTCGCGGCGCTCGGCGCCGGTGCCCTGCTGGTCAAGCCCTTCCTGCCGCACGCGGCGACGACGTTCGTCGCGGTGGAGATCCTGCTCGGCGTCGCGGGGGGCTTGAGCGCCGTCACCCTCTACGTGTCGTTCTCCTTCTACGGCACCAGCACCGCCGTCCTGCTCGTCGCGACCGGGGTGCTCGGCGTGCTGGTCGGCGCCGAGGTGCCGCTGCTGATGACGCTGCTGCAGACCGGGCGCAGCGGGATCGACGCCGAGGGCTCGGGCAAGGTGCTGGCCGACCTCAACGCCGCCGACTACGCCGGCGCCCTGCTCGGCGGCCTGCTGTGGCCGTTCCTGCTGCTGCCCGTGGCGGGGCAGGTGCGCGGGGCGGCGATCACCGGCCTGGTCAACCTGCTCGCCGCCGCCGTGGTCTCCGGCCTGCTGCTGCGCCGGCAGATGAGCGTCCGCGCGCGCCGCTCCGCCACCGCCGCGCTGCTCGTCGCGGCCGCCGGGCTCGGGTTCCTGCTGCTGCGCGCCCAGGACATCGAGACGACGGCGCGGCAGCGGCTCTACGACGACCCCGTGGTGGCCGCCGAGCGCTCGACGTACCAGGAGATCGTGGTCACCGAGCGCTCCGGCGACACCCGGCTGTACCTCGACGGCGACCTGCAGTTCTCCAGCCGGGACGAGCACCGGTACACCGAGTCGCTGGTGCACCCCGTGCTGTCCCGCGACCCCCGGCGGGTGCTCGTCCTCGGCGGCGGCGACGGCCTGGCCGCCCGCGAGGTGCTGCGCCACCCCTCGGTCGAGGAGGTCGTGCAGGTGGAGCTGGACCCAGCCGTCATCGAGCTGGCCCGCACGCGGCTCGCCGCGCTCAACGACCATGCGCTCGACGACCCCCGGGTCCAGGTCGTCCCCGAGGACGCCTTCCGCTGGCTGCGCTCCCCGGCCGCCGACGGCTTCGACGCGGTGATCGTCGACATGCCCGACCCGGACACCCCCGTGCTGGGCCGGCTCTACTCCGAGGAGTTCTACGGCCTGGTCGCCGCCGCGCTCGCGCCCGAGGGGCTCGTGGTGGTGCAGGCCGGCAGCCCGTACTCCACCCCCACGGCGTTCTGGCGGACGGTCTCGACCCTCGACGCCGCCGGGCTGGCCGCCGCGCCGTACCACGTGCACGTGCCGAGCTTCGGCGACTGGGGCTTCGCGCTGGCCCAGCGCGGTCCGCGGCCGCCCGACCTGGCGCTGTCCCCTGCCGCACCGGCGACCCGGTTCCTCCACCCCGACGTGCTGGCCGCCGCCGCAGTCTTCCCCGCCGACCGGCCCCGGCAGCGGCTGGCGCCCTCGACCCTGGACCGGCCGCTGATCGTCGAGGACCTGCGCGCCGGCTACACCGGCTGA
- a CDS encoding MFS transporter, whose translation MRVGTRGELPREVRVLAVIAFVVALGFGIVAPAIPLFARSFGVGTTAVGLAVSAFAFFRFVSAFSGGTLVERFGERLVLATGLAIVAVTTGAAGLAGSFPLFLALRAAGGIGSAMFTVAALSLLLRVAPPSHRGRAAATWQGGFILGGIAGPAAGGLLAELSPRLPFFLYAGFLLVAGGVGVLMLRSAAPAPDPEAADVASPDLGAGPMPLGTALRSRVYLAALVANFGVGWVLFGVRNSLVPLYVTEELGRTVAWAGAGLLAGSVAQALGLLRSGRLVDGWGRRPSLVVGAALGTAAMAILVLPPVIWAFLLSMAVFGLAASLLASAPAALVGDMSAGRGGRVVAVFQMSADLGAIAGPLVAGWLTDVASFQVAFAVSTAVLAAGLVGGLVMPREAPRPAAVGAPTP comes from the coding sequence GTGCGGGTCGGGACGCGGGGCGAGCTCCCCCGCGAGGTCAGGGTCCTGGCGGTCATCGCCTTCGTCGTGGCGTTGGGGTTCGGCATCGTCGCGCCGGCGATCCCGCTGTTCGCCCGCTCCTTCGGCGTCGGCACCACCGCCGTCGGGCTGGCGGTGAGCGCCTTCGCGTTCTTCCGCTTCGTCTCCGCGTTCAGCGGCGGCACGCTGGTCGAGCGCTTCGGCGAGCGGCTGGTGCTGGCCACCGGCCTGGCCATCGTCGCCGTGACCACCGGTGCGGCGGGGCTGGCGGGGTCCTTTCCGCTGTTCCTCGCCCTGCGGGCGGCCGGTGGCATCGGCAGCGCCATGTTCACCGTGGCCGCCCTCTCGCTGCTGCTGCGCGTCGCACCCCCGTCGCACCGAGGGCGGGCGGCCGCCACCTGGCAGGGCGGCTTCATCCTGGGCGGCATCGCCGGGCCCGCGGCCGGCGGGCTGCTGGCCGAGCTCTCCCCCCGGCTGCCCTTCTTCCTCTACGCCGGGTTCCTGCTCGTGGCCGGCGGCGTCGGTGTGCTGATGCTCCGCTCGGCCGCGCCCGCCCCGGACCCCGAGGCCGCGGACGTCGCCTCGCCCGACCTCGGCGCCGGGCCGATGCCCCTGGGCACCGCGCTGCGCTCCCGGGTGTACCTCGCCGCGCTGGTGGCGAACTTCGGCGTCGGCTGGGTGCTCTTCGGCGTCCGCAACTCGCTGGTGCCGCTGTACGTGACCGAGGAGCTCGGCCGGACGGTCGCCTGGGCGGGCGCCGGCCTGCTGGCCGGCTCGGTCGCCCAGGCGCTGGGGCTGCTGCGGTCCGGCCGGCTGGTGGACGGCTGGGGACGGCGTCCCTCCCTGGTGGTCGGCGCCGCGCTGGGCACCGCCGCCATGGCGATCCTCGTCCTGCCGCCGGTCATCTGGGCGTTCCTGCTGTCCATGGCCGTCTTCGGGCTGGCGGCCTCCCTGCTGGCCAGCGCGCCGGCCGCGCTCGTCGGCGACATGAGCGCCGGGCGGGGCGGCCGGGTCGTGGCGGTGTTCCAGATGTCGGCCGACCTCGGGGCCATCGCCGGCCCGCTGGTCGCCGGCTGGCTGACCGACGTCGCGTCCTTCCAGGTGGCGTTCGCCGTGAGCACCGCCGTCCTCGCGGCCGGTCTCGTGGGCGGTCTGGTCATGCCGCGCGAGGCGCCCCGGCCCGCGGCGGTCGGGGCGCCCACCCCCTGA
- a CDS encoding DivIVA domain-containing protein: protein MTTTDASGSGGQDRRLTPAQIRSTRFPSGTMLHPGYDQAAVDRFQQLVAAEVSALAAEVETLAGERARLREQVTVLEQRLDGAPVPQPPSEQAVKILASAQQTADEYVAEAEDFSRQMTTEARDQYEEQLRLARENAGAIMQAAQEAAARLTGRTAAVDEDAAPGSRTAAELEEQVAFLKAFAQACRAQLRAYLEALLTDVETEWGRVDPALAPQAIASPAQPGRRPGGTAAPQASFHGNSAGGPVQEDEHDAERAAPAGARASGG, encoded by the coding sequence ATGACCACCACCGATGCGTCCGGTTCCGGAGGGCAGGATCGACGGCTGACGCCGGCGCAGATCCGCAGCACGCGGTTCCCCTCCGGCACCATGCTGCACCCCGGCTACGACCAGGCCGCCGTCGACCGCTTCCAGCAGCTGGTGGCGGCGGAGGTGAGCGCGCTGGCCGCGGAGGTGGAGACCCTCGCCGGGGAGCGCGCCCGCCTGCGGGAGCAGGTCACCGTCCTCGAGCAGCGGCTGGACGGCGCGCCGGTGCCCCAGCCGCCGAGCGAGCAGGCGGTGAAGATCCTGGCCAGCGCGCAGCAGACGGCCGACGAGTACGTCGCCGAGGCCGAGGACTTCAGCCGGCAGATGACCACCGAGGCCCGCGACCAGTACGAGGAGCAGCTGCGGCTCGCCCGCGAGAACGCCGGGGCGATCATGCAGGCGGCCCAGGAGGCGGCCGCCCGGCTGACCGGCAGGACCGCCGCCGTGGACGAGGACGCCGCCCCCGGCTCGCGGACCGCCGCGGAGCTCGAGGAGCAGGTCGCCTTCCTCAAGGCGTTCGCCCAGGCCTGCCGCGCCCAGCTGCGGGCCTACCTGGAGGCGCTGCTCACCGACGTCGAGACCGAGTGGGGCCGCGTCGACCCCGCGCTGGCCCCGCAGGCGATCGCCTCTCCCGCCCAGCCGGGCCGGCGCCCCGGGGGCACCGCGGCACCGCAGGCGTCCTTCCACGGCAACAGCGCCGGCGGCCCCGTGCAGGAGGACGAGCACGACGCCGAACGCGCCGCACCCGCGGGGGCGCGCGCGTCCGGCGGCTGA
- a CDS encoding DUF350 domain-containing protein has product MSSTWQALEFGTVEGGALVDGVLATLLWFVIGVGVLALGFLALDLLTPGNLRTQVYTDHNPNAAILLAANHLALGIIVVTAIMTSADSLGQGLVDTAVYGLVGVVLQAVALRLLDAVIPENLRDLVNEPRMRGSAWAVATSLVAIGAVNAAALS; this is encoded by the coding sequence GTGAGCAGCACCTGGCAGGCCCTGGAGTTCGGCACGGTCGAGGGCGGCGCCCTGGTCGACGGCGTGCTGGCGACGTTGCTGTGGTTCGTGATCGGCGTCGGCGTGCTGGCGCTGGGCTTCCTCGCGCTGGACCTGCTGACGCCCGGGAACCTGCGCACCCAGGTCTACACCGACCACAACCCGAACGCCGCGATCCTCCTCGCCGCCAACCACCTGGCCCTCGGGATCATCGTGGTCACCGCGATCATGACCAGCGCCGACAGCCTCGGCCAGGGCCTGGTGGACACCGCCGTCTACGGGCTGGTCGGCGTCGTGCTGCAGGCCGTGGCGCTCCGGCTGCTGGACGCGGTGATCCCGGAGAACCTGCGGGACCTGGTCAACGAGCCGCGGATGCGGGGCTCGGCGTGGGCGGTCGCCACCAGCCTGGTCGCCATCGGCGCGGTCAACGCCGCCGCGCTGTCCTGA
- a CDS encoding globin domain-containing protein gives MDIAAMRASFAKAAATGDEAPLYFYSHLFLSHPETRAMFPVSMAHQRDRFFHALGEVVSHVDDLEGLVPILKQLGYDHRKFGTLPAHYPAVLPSLLATLEHFDDEWDEHRARTWTEAYGLVASVMIQGAEESADHPATWRAEVVAHERRSVDVAVLRVRPEVPVDYLAGQSLSLEIDRRPRLWRYYSPANAPRDDGTLDVHVKARPGGPVSTALVRSVEVGDLMRLGPPLGDLTLGEGSDRDLLLVAGGMGLAPLEALVDQVRRQGPARRVDLFVGARTEDQLYDRAALDALQQACPWLSVRYAVSDDGLSDLEQGDVGDVVLRHGPWLSREVFVAGPAPMVEQTVHGLLQHGVPRERLRSEVFAPSRPGPSAEGKVTE, from the coding sequence ATGGACATCGCCGCGATGCGGGCCAGCTTCGCGAAGGCCGCCGCGACGGGCGACGAGGCGCCGCTGTACTTCTACTCGCACCTGTTCCTGAGCCACCCCGAGACCCGGGCGATGTTCCCCGTCTCGATGGCCCACCAGCGCGACCGGTTCTTCCACGCCCTCGGCGAGGTCGTCTCGCACGTCGACGACCTCGAGGGCCTCGTGCCCATCCTGAAGCAGCTCGGGTACGACCACCGCAAGTTCGGCACCCTCCCGGCGCACTACCCGGCGGTGCTGCCCAGCCTGCTGGCCACCCTCGAGCACTTCGACGACGAGTGGGACGAGCACCGCGCCCGCACCTGGACCGAGGCCTACGGGCTGGTCGCCTCGGTGATGATCCAGGGCGCCGAGGAGTCCGCCGACCACCCCGCCACCTGGCGGGCCGAGGTCGTGGCGCACGAGCGCCGCTCGGTCGACGTGGCGGTGCTCCGCGTCCGCCCCGAGGTGCCGGTGGACTACCTGGCCGGTCAGTCGCTCTCCCTGGAGATCGACCGGCGTCCCCGGCTCTGGCGCTACTACTCCCCCGCCAACGCACCCCGCGACGACGGCACGCTCGACGTGCACGTCAAGGCCCGCCCCGGCGGACCGGTGAGCACCGCGCTGGTGCGCAGCGTGGAGGTCGGCGACCTGATGCGGCTGGGCCCGCCCCTCGGCGACCTGACGCTGGGCGAGGGCTCCGACCGCGACCTGCTGCTCGTGGCCGGTGGCATGGGCCTGGCCCCGCTCGAGGCCCTCGTCGACCAGGTCCGCCGCCAGGGGCCCGCCCGCCGGGTGGATCTCTTCGTCGGCGCCCGCACCGAGGACCAGCTGTACGACCGCGCCGCGCTGGACGCCCTGCAGCAGGCCTGCCCGTGGCTGAGCGTCAGGTACGCGGTGTCGGACGACGGGCTGTCGGACCTGGAGCAGGGCGACGTCGGGGACGTGGTCCTGCGGCACGGTCCGTGGCTGAGCCGCGAGGTGTTCGTGGCCGGCCCGGCGCCCATGGTGGAGCAGACCGTCCACGGGCTGCTCCAGCACGGCGTACCGCGGGAGCGGCTGCGCAGCGAGGTGTTCGCCCCCAGCCGACCGGGGCCCAGTGCCGAGGGGAAGGTGACCGAATGA